Proteins encoded together in one bacterium window:
- a CDS encoding NYN domain-containing protein, with translation MGTAALLVDFENYYVGGQKARESDKAALAAFPEVVEEDMQSLLDYTKELVNESDLRIVRAYADFIPPAGSKKGVAIGVRDQLNAIGFETLDVPGKEHKNSAENQLIVDAIELQLLNAEIETFVLAGSDGDLRPLVIALKKRGARVVVVGFGNAKLSYRAVADQFLYLEELKDVERLRRSLLMREKKDELAKHTEAIAKRIREVLSTASEVRLGVVVQLLETVHPVDFASFGYTSAEQYFRDQGTGLGTLIRRRGRDYYLTRRQDGSSQADADAENLARDYMAILTRKSGANSNHRRPVWVGVEDWEEITRWVFEEIHHAASFGDFTSLATIRALWDVRSENDILIDKVIVDDVIFQIRDSQCLQVAAGPHEGKPATHENQKVVLSETTPSLGAFRFAVQVHMFRKLERELEESSKPPARLEGLLVMFTGKVGSWEASEYQFVETIMKEGRG, from the coding sequence ATGGGCACGGCTGCGCTTCTGGTGGATTTTGAGAACTACTATGTCGGAGGACAGAAAGCGCGCGAATCAGACAAGGCCGCGCTCGCGGCATTCCCGGAGGTCGTCGAAGAGGACATGCAAAGCCTTCTCGACTATACGAAGGAGCTTGTCAACGAATCCGATCTGAGAATTGTTCGAGCTTACGCAGATTTCATCCCGCCTGCTGGGTCGAAAAAGGGAGTTGCCATTGGTGTCCGTGATCAACTCAATGCAATCGGATTCGAGACGCTCGATGTGCCTGGGAAGGAACACAAGAACTCCGCCGAGAATCAACTGATCGTTGATGCGATCGAGCTTCAATTACTGAACGCTGAAATTGAGACCTTCGTGCTCGCCGGCAGTGATGGTGACTTGAGGCCACTTGTGATTGCTCTCAAGAAGCGAGGAGCGCGAGTTGTCGTCGTGGGTTTTGGCAATGCGAAGCTGTCGTACCGTGCGGTTGCAGATCAGTTTCTCTACCTCGAAGAGCTGAAGGATGTCGAGAGACTTCGTCGTTCCCTCTTGATGCGTGAAAAAAAGGATGAACTCGCGAAACATACAGAGGCGATCGCGAAGCGAATTAGGGAAGTTCTTTCCACCGCATCGGAAGTGCGCCTCGGAGTTGTCGTTCAACTTTTGGAAACAGTCCACCCCGTTGACTTCGCGTCCTTCGGCTACACGAGTGCGGAACAGTATTTTCGGGACCAGGGGACGGGACTCGGCACTTTGATTCGTCGCCGCGGTCGGGACTACTATCTGACTCGTCGGCAAGATGGCTCTTCGCAGGCGGATGCAGATGCTGAGAATCTTGCCCGCGACTACATGGCGATTCTGACGCGAAAATCCGGAGCGAATAGCAATCACAGACGCCCGGTATGGGTGGGCGTAGAGGATTGGGAGGAGATTACGAGGTGGGTTTTTGAAGAGATTCATCACGCCGCATCCTTCGGTGACTTCACAAGCCTCGCTACGATTCGAGCTCTTTGGGATGTCAGGAGCGAAAATGACATCTTGATCGATAAGGTGATCGTCGACGACGTCATCTTTCAGATCCGCGATTCGCAATGTCTGCAGGTCGCAGCAGGTCCACACGAGGGAAAGCCTGCGACTCACGAAAACCAGAAGGTCGTGTTGTCGGAGACAACGCCTTCTTTGGGGGCGTTTCGATTCGCCGTTCAGGTCCACATGTTTAGAAAGCTAGAACGTGAACTGGAGGAGAGCAGTAAGCCGCCTGCTCGTTTGGAGGGACTACTCGTAATGTTCACGGGGAAGGTTGGATCGTGGGAAGCCTCAGAATATCAGTTTGTTGAAACGATCATGAAGGAAGGGCGAGGCTAG
- a CDS encoding TM0106 family RecB-like putative nuclease produces MKKSEHEGQLQLSATDLANHLGCQHLTRLECARAHQLIESPDWHDPTLEVLRERGLAHENAYLDFLREQGVGVESVNEGDRSLDARGVAVTRELMARGAEAIVQAPLVRGRWRGFADVLLRVDEPSDLGAWSYIAVDTKLAFETRGGTVLQLCLYSDLLSDLQGRLPDEIRVISPGRYDEPDCFRTSDFMAYYRRIRAELEGVVAEPMDSNASEAAGQLEFATYPEPVPQCDICKWWSRCDKQRHVDDHLSLVAGISRLQRDVLVGRDVDSLTALAGTSMPLAPRPKRGSPESYERVHHQARIQLESRNAEKPLVEVLPAGEPETGLARLPEPSPGDLFFDFEGDPFVDGGGLEYLFGWVELSPDGSRAYEERWALTHAEEKHVFESWIDFVVDRIEAFPGLHIYHFAPYEPAALKRLMGRHATREAELDFLLRSERFVDLHQVVKESLRIGVEAYGLKQLEAVHGFERELDLRDASAGMRTVERALELGQGEAISHEERARVAVYNKDDCLSTLSLRDWLEEVRSQQVGEGVEIVRATIKDGDPSEKLDEALNRRRKLAERMTEGLPEDPGERTPEEHGIWLLAQLLEWHRRESKATAWELFRLEDLAVEDLAFERHGLYGLEFLEELPVPKRQLPVHRYRFVEQDFDIRVGNTLKVDRDFTLGKVVDIDPVRREVDVKKNQKSKDEHPVAAFAHDSVRPYPIPEAIETIAEWVAENGIDAPGPYRAARDLLMRRRPRFATPIKGALSAPGEDSVEAAKRLALDLDGGVLAIQGPPGTGKSHAGARMICALVAAGQKVGITANSHKVIVNLIKKIPEAAEEMGVSVRCAKRRKDKDEEIPQYVIIPKTNDAFDQELASGSAQVGGATVWGWARSEAFETLDTLVVDEAGQLSLANAVAASQAARNLILLGDPQQLDQPIQGSHPDGSEVSVLDHLLEGRDTISEDRGLFLPETWRLHPDICAFTSETYYEGKLRSRSGCEGQRITGPTRLAEPSEGREGAGLWYVPCSHEGNQTSAPEEVEVVARLVEEFGASGVEWTDREGVVQPVGLEEILVVAPYNAQVAALRAALPADVPVGTVDKFQGQEAPIVIYSMTTSSAEDAPRGLEFLLSANRLNVATSRAQCAVVIVGSPKLMGAECRSPKQMKLVNAICRYGELAEKVPS; encoded by the coding sequence GTGAAGAAATCCGAACACGAAGGGCAGCTTCAACTTTCGGCGACAGATCTCGCAAATCACCTCGGTTGCCAGCATCTCACCCGGCTTGAGTGTGCCCGCGCGCATCAGCTCATCGAGTCTCCCGACTGGCACGACCCGACGCTTGAAGTCCTACGCGAACGCGGCTTGGCGCACGAGAACGCCTATCTCGATTTCCTGCGAGAGCAGGGTGTTGGCGTCGAATCTGTGAATGAGGGCGATCGCTCACTGGATGCGCGCGGCGTCGCCGTGACTCGTGAACTCATGGCCAGGGGAGCGGAGGCCATTGTTCAAGCGCCGCTTGTGCGTGGGCGTTGGCGTGGATTTGCTGATGTGCTGCTTCGGGTTGACGAGCCCAGCGACTTGGGCGCTTGGTCCTACATCGCGGTCGATACGAAACTTGCCTTCGAAACCCGCGGTGGCACCGTCCTTCAGCTTTGCCTCTACAGCGACCTCCTGAGCGATCTGCAAGGCCGCCTTCCTGACGAGATTCGCGTCATCTCGCCTGGGCGCTACGACGAGCCCGACTGCTTTCGGACCAGCGATTTCATGGCCTACTACCGGCGAATTCGCGCGGAACTGGAGGGGGTCGTCGCGGAACCAATGGATTCGAACGCGTCTGAAGCAGCGGGCCAGCTAGAGTTTGCAACCTACCCCGAGCCGGTCCCGCAGTGCGATATCTGCAAGTGGTGGAGTCGATGCGACAAACAGCGCCACGTCGATGACCATCTCTCGCTCGTAGCGGGCATCAGCCGATTGCAGCGGGACGTGCTCGTCGGGCGTGATGTTGATTCGCTCACAGCGCTGGCGGGGACGTCCATGCCGCTCGCGCCCAGACCAAAACGTGGTTCGCCCGAGAGCTACGAGCGTGTCCATCACCAAGCCCGAATTCAGCTGGAATCTCGAAACGCAGAGAAACCGCTCGTCGAGGTTCTCCCAGCCGGTGAGCCCGAGACCGGTCTCGCACGGCTTCCCGAGCCTTCACCCGGCGATCTCTTCTTCGACTTCGAAGGTGACCCGTTCGTCGATGGGGGTGGCCTCGAATACTTGTTTGGATGGGTAGAGCTGAGTCCCGACGGCTCACGCGCATACGAGGAACGCTGGGCGCTCACGCACGCGGAGGAGAAGCACGTCTTCGAAAGCTGGATAGATTTCGTGGTAGATCGCATCGAGGCGTTTCCGGGGCTCCATATCTACCACTTTGCTCCCTACGAGCCGGCGGCGCTGAAGCGACTGATGGGGCGGCATGCGACTCGCGAGGCGGAACTCGACTTCTTGCTGCGAAGCGAGCGATTCGTCGACCTCCACCAGGTCGTGAAGGAGTCTCTTCGCATTGGGGTAGAGGCGTACGGCCTGAAGCAGCTCGAGGCCGTTCATGGATTCGAGCGGGAGCTCGACTTGCGCGATGCCTCGGCCGGGATGCGAACTGTCGAGCGAGCACTTGAGCTCGGGCAGGGAGAGGCGATTTCTCACGAAGAGCGTGCTCGGGTGGCCGTCTACAACAAGGATGATTGTCTTTCGACGCTTTCGCTGCGCGACTGGCTCGAAGAGGTTCGCAGTCAACAGGTGGGCGAGGGCGTCGAGATCGTTCGAGCCACAATCAAGGATGGCGATCCTTCCGAAAAGCTGGATGAAGCGCTGAACCGCCGCCGAAAACTGGCCGAGCGGATGACGGAAGGCCTGCCCGAAGATCCCGGCGAGCGGACCCCGGAGGAGCACGGCATCTGGTTGCTGGCTCAGTTGCTTGAGTGGCATCGGCGGGAATCAAAGGCCACCGCATGGGAACTGTTCCGCCTGGAGGACTTGGCGGTCGAGGACCTCGCGTTTGAACGACATGGGCTCTACGGGCTCGAGTTTCTCGAAGAACTGCCCGTTCCCAAGCGCCAACTCCCGGTCCATCGATATCGCTTCGTCGAGCAAGATTTCGATATTCGAGTGGGCAACACGCTCAAAGTCGACCGCGACTTCACACTTGGAAAAGTCGTTGATATCGATCCGGTCCGTCGCGAAGTCGACGTCAAAAAGAATCAGAAAAGCAAGGATGAACATCCGGTGGCTGCCTTCGCACATGACAGCGTGCGCCCGTACCCGATTCCGGAGGCGATCGAGACGATTGCCGAGTGGGTGGCAGAAAACGGCATCGATGCGCCGGGACCCTACCGTGCTGCACGGGATCTATTGATGCGGCGGAGGCCCCGATTTGCGACGCCCATCAAGGGCGCTCTGAGTGCGCCCGGTGAAGATTCGGTCGAAGCCGCGAAGCGGCTCGCGCTCGACTTGGACGGTGGGGTGTTGGCGATTCAAGGGCCGCCTGGGACGGGCAAAAGTCACGCCGGTGCGCGCATGATCTGCGCGCTTGTCGCCGCCGGCCAGAAAGTCGGCATCACCGCGAATAGCCACAAAGTCATCGTGAATCTCATCAAGAAGATCCCTGAGGCTGCAGAGGAGATGGGAGTTTCCGTTCGCTGCGCGAAGCGACGCAAGGATAAGGACGAAGAGATTCCGCAGTACGTCATCATCCCAAAGACCAACGACGCATTTGACCAAGAGCTGGCGTCGGGCAGCGCCCAGGTGGGCGGCGCGACCGTTTGGGGCTGGGCGCGTTCGGAAGCGTTCGAAACCCTTGATACGCTCGTCGTTGACGAGGCGGGGCAACTCTCGTTGGCCAATGCGGTCGCGGCCTCGCAAGCAGCGCGCAATCTGATTCTGCTCGGTGATCCACAGCAGCTCGACCAACCCATCCAAGGCAGTCATCCCGACGGCAGCGAGGTCTCGGTCCTCGATCATTTGCTCGAAGGGAGAGACACGATTTCCGAGGATCGCGGGCTCTTTCTTCCCGAAACGTGGCGTCTGCATCCCGATATCTGTGCGTTTACTTCGGAGACCTACTACGAAGGCAAGCTTCGGTCGCGTTCGGGTTGTGAAGGCCAACGCATCACCGGGCCCACGCGGTTGGCGGAACCTTCGGAGGGCAGGGAGGGGGCAGGGCTTTGGTATGTGCCGTGCTCGCACGAGGGAAATCAGACGAGTGCGCCGGAGGAAGTCGAGGTCGTCGCTCGGCTCGTGGAGGAGTTCGGCGCGAGCGGGGTCGAGTGGACCGATCGCGAGGGTGTGGTTCAGCCGGTCGGCTTGGAAGAGATTCTCGTTGTGGCGCCCTACAACGCGCAGGTGGCCGCGCTTCGGGCGGCCTTGCCCGCGGATGTGCCGGTGGGGACGGTGGATAAGTTTCAGGGGCAGGAAGCGCCGATCGTGATCTATTCGATGACGACGAGTTCGGCGGAGGATGCGCCGCGGGGGCTCGAGTTCTTGCTCAGCGCGAACCGGCTGAATGTGGCGACTTCGCGGGCGCAGTGTGCGGTCGTGATCGTGGGGAGTCCGAAGCTCATGGGGGCGGAGTGTCGGAGTCCTAAGCAGATGAAGTTGGTGAATGCGATTTGTCGGTATGGGGAGCTCGCGGAGAAGGTCCCGTCATAA
- a CDS encoding metalloregulator ArsR/SmtB family transcription factor encodes MPSDIVSLDACAAKVIDEARVEAAKAQLLPESELNELTQLFKLLGDVTRARLLYALLEAGELCVCDLSAATGTPETNVSHALRLLRTAGIVKARRDGRMMFYSLDDAHVRMLLDLSREHMRHTVEAN; translated from the coding sequence ATGCCCAGCGACATTGTCAGTCTCGACGCTTGCGCCGCGAAAGTCATTGATGAAGCGCGAGTCGAAGCCGCCAAGGCGCAGTTACTGCCCGAGAGCGAGCTCAACGAGTTGACGCAGCTTTTTAAGCTGCTGGGCGACGTCACGAGAGCGCGCCTTCTCTACGCGCTCCTCGAAGCCGGCGAGCTCTGCGTCTGCGATTTATCAGCTGCCACTGGGACGCCAGAGACGAACGTCTCGCACGCCCTTCGCCTGCTTCGCACTGCGGGCATCGTGAAGGCTCGACGGGACGGCCGCATGATGTTCTACAGCCTCGACGACGCCCACGTACGCATGCTCCTCGACCTCTCCCGCGAACATATGCGCCACACCGTGGAGGCCAACTAG
- a CDS encoding carboxypeptidase-like regulatory domain-containing protein, whose translation MPRLALALCFVFFVSLFVFRSVVQFRKTGSTGVKGFSGRIGSLPWLAGVTASLGLVLAPVAPLAAIYGWPGGGLILSNAAVHYIGAAFAVAGIGGALLAQLSMGNSWRVGVDESEVTDLVTSGLFAWVRNPIFTFIWTSLLGLVLLVPNGAALLAAALTVIGIELQVRAVEEPYLEQTHGDTYRSYAARVGRFLPGIGLWRRGGGSGAHAASALALVALLSAFGWTEPASAEPIRGRVTEAASGIPLPAVSVVVEPNGERAETDENGSFEVEAHQPRSLRLEYPGWKHETFAVQGGSEIAVALEPDAQPMRPNFDNTESIVIDAAPAAIWAYVTDYETNWMNSNPEHIYVRFLAEDKTFRNGIRFVLSEHVGNGRADQTGYLTDVVPHETYTWVSRAVYTGYGGFSVRVDQTGTFSLEPVDGGVLVSHRIQAAFPDSFWGQVARFVAENLGDAAGDAALHTRIELEYFKEQIERLERAQNG comes from the coding sequence ATGCCTCGGCTCGCCCTCGCTCTTTGCTTTGTCTTCTTTGTCTCGTTGTTCGTGTTTCGCAGTGTGGTGCAATTTCGAAAGACCGGTTCTACGGGCGTCAAGGGCTTCAGCGGCCGAATCGGCTCCCTCCCGTGGCTTGCGGGCGTGACCGCATCCCTCGGCCTTGTGCTCGCTCCGGTTGCACCATTGGCTGCAATCTATGGCTGGCCGGGCGGCGGGCTCATCCTCTCGAACGCCGCTGTGCACTACATCGGCGCTGCATTCGCCGTCGCTGGAATCGGTGGCGCGCTGCTCGCTCAGCTCTCGATGGGCAACTCCTGGCGCGTCGGTGTGGATGAAAGCGAAGTGACCGACCTCGTCACTTCGGGACTCTTTGCTTGGGTTCGAAATCCCATCTTTACCTTCATCTGGACGTCTCTTCTAGGACTGGTTCTCCTCGTTCCGAATGGCGCCGCGCTTCTCGCCGCCGCGCTCACAGTCATCGGCATCGAGCTCCAGGTACGCGCCGTCGAGGAGCCCTATCTCGAGCAGACGCACGGAGATACGTATCGAAGCTACGCAGCTCGCGTTGGCAGATTCCTTCCAGGCATCGGACTCTGGCGACGCGGCGGCGGCTCTGGTGCTCACGCGGCATCGGCCTTGGCTCTGGTCGCACTATTAAGTGCATTCGGGTGGACCGAGCCTGCGTCGGCGGAGCCCATCCGCGGACGGGTCACTGAAGCCGCTTCTGGCATCCCCCTCCCTGCCGTATCCGTCGTCGTTGAACCAAACGGCGAACGCGCGGAGACCGACGAGAATGGAAGCTTCGAGGTCGAAGCTCACCAGCCGCGCTCGCTGCGCCTGGAGTACCCGGGTTGGAAGCATGAGACGTTTGCCGTTCAAGGCGGCTCGGAAATCGCGGTCGCGCTCGAGCCGGACGCCCAACCGATGCGCCCGAATTTCGACAACACCGAATCAATCGTCATCGATGCGGCCCCTGCTGCGATTTGGGCCTACGTCACCGACTACGAGACAAACTGGATGAACTCAAACCCGGAGCACATCTACGTTCGCTTCCTTGCTGAAGACAAGACCTTTCGAAACGGCATTCGGTTCGTCCTCTCCGAACACGTTGGCAACGGCCGAGCAGACCAGACCGGATACCTCACCGACGTCGTGCCGCACGAGACCTACACCTGGGTGTCGCGTGCCGTCTACACCGGGTACGGCGGATTCTCAGTTCGCGTTGACCAAACCGGCACGTTCTCACTTGAGCCCGTCGATGGCGGTGTTCTGGTGTCCCACCGCATTCAAGCGGCATTCCCCGACTCGTTTTGGGGCCAGGTCGCGCGCTTCGTCGCCGAGAATCTTGGCGACGCGGCAGGCGACGCCGCGCTCCATACCCGCATTGAGCTCGAGTACTTCAAGGAGCAAATCGAGCGCCTTGAGCGAGCGCAGAATGGCTAG
- a CDS encoding cation transporter: MSERRMASSLSTPREALLRHALQLEALTIAWNVLESVVAVSAGYIAGSPALVGFGLDSVIETIAASALYRRLRAELRGTTGEEIEDQERLALRIVGVTFLLLAAYILYEAGTTLWNQDAPEESGIGIALAALSLIVMPVLAFAKLRAGQKLESRALIADSKETFVCSYLALALLLGLGANALFGAWWADPVAALLMLPWVVKEGLEAFGDDCDD, translated from the coding sequence TTGAGCGAGCGCAGAATGGCTAGTTCGCTCTCCACACCGCGTGAAGCCCTTCTTCGCCACGCGCTACAGCTCGAGGCCCTGACCATCGCGTGGAACGTGCTGGAATCCGTGGTCGCAGTCTCCGCCGGCTATATCGCAGGAAGCCCCGCCCTCGTTGGGTTCGGGCTCGACAGCGTCATTGAGACGATTGCCGCTTCCGCCCTATACCGTCGACTGCGCGCAGAGCTTCGAGGCACCACCGGAGAGGAAATCGAGGACCAGGAGCGCCTCGCACTGCGCATCGTGGGCGTCACGTTTCTACTTCTTGCCGCCTACATCCTCTACGAGGCAGGCACGACACTCTGGAACCAAGATGCGCCTGAGGAAAGCGGAATTGGAATCGCGCTCGCCGCGCTCTCGCTCATCGTGATGCCCGTCCTCGCCTTCGCGAAGCTCCGAGCCGGCCAGAAGCTCGAGAGCAGAGCCCTCATCGCAGATTCGAAGGAAACCTTCGTCTGCTCCTACCTCGCTCTTGCGCTCCTCCTTGGCCTCGGCGCCAACGCGCTCTTCGGCGCATGGTGGGCAGACCCCGTCGCGGCCCTTCTCATGCTCCCATGGGTCGTCAAAGAAGGCCTGGAAGCGTTTGGTGATGACTGCGATGACTAG
- a CDS encoding TolC family protein encodes MDILNGRRRRRLTSSLFLTGALLATGCTAALTPLPEPRALGRDLPRATLSRASERSPGAPFQEPEGQLALATALSAALQNSPRLEAFDWRVRAQEARALQAGLIPNPQLSVEGENFAGGGDFNGYDAAETTVFLGQLVELGGKRAKRHRVAVLNRELAGWDYEAARLDVMTGTAQRYVSALAARERLALTTEILRVAKESLKATRARIEAGAASSIEAARSEVAVATIAAQKGRREVEFEAAKNVLASSWAGEARFDSLAGDLTALRSLPELERISAALAANPDLARWVSEVSQREAAVDLARAQAIPSVTAGLGLRHFNDTDDAALVFGVEIPIPVFDRNQGGRAAAAAEARRARAMARESRLVLIRALVAAHAQALGAHNNARALEEAVLPQARSAYEQTRDAYRKGLFRLVDVLDAQRTLFDARTEYVNALEQFHTAAAELERLAGSSLEDLSTGRN; translated from the coding sequence ATGGACATATTGAACGGCCGCCGACGGCGCCGACTTACTTCTTCACTGTTTCTAACGGGTGCGTTGCTCGCAACGGGCTGCACGGCCGCACTGACGCCGCTCCCTGAACCGCGCGCGCTCGGCCGTGACCTGCCAAGGGCCACACTATCGCGTGCCAGCGAACGCTCGCCGGGCGCCCCATTTCAAGAACCCGAAGGGCAGCTTGCGCTCGCCACCGCACTGAGCGCGGCCCTTCAAAACAGCCCCCGACTGGAGGCCTTCGACTGGCGAGTTCGCGCCCAAGAGGCTCGAGCACTCCAGGCCGGCCTCATCCCCAATCCTCAGCTCTCTGTCGAAGGTGAGAATTTCGCGGGTGGCGGCGACTTCAACGGGTACGACGCCGCGGAAACCACCGTCTTTCTTGGCCAGCTCGTCGAGCTCGGTGGGAAGCGGGCCAAGCGCCACCGCGTGGCGGTCCTCAATCGCGAGCTCGCCGGGTGGGACTACGAAGCCGCCCGGCTCGACGTCATGACCGGAACGGCGCAGCGCTACGTCTCCGCTCTCGCCGCGCGGGAGCGCCTCGCACTCACGACAGAGATTCTCCGCGTCGCGAAGGAATCACTCAAGGCGACTCGCGCCCGCATAGAGGCCGGCGCGGCGTCGTCCATCGAGGCCGCCCGTTCGGAAGTTGCCGTGGCCACCATCGCCGCGCAGAAGGGCCGCCGCGAAGTCGAATTTGAGGCGGCGAAGAACGTCCTCGCGTCAAGCTGGGCGGGCGAGGCTCGCTTCGATTCTCTCGCTGGCGACCTCACAGCACTGCGCAGCCTGCCGGAGCTAGAACGAATTTCGGCAGCGCTCGCGGCGAACCCGGACCTGGCCCGATGGGTGAGCGAAGTCTCTCAACGAGAAGCCGCGGTCGACCTTGCGCGAGCACAGGCGATTCCGTCGGTCACCGCCGGCCTCGGTCTACGCCACTTCAACGACACCGACGATGCAGCACTGGTCTTCGGAGTCGAGATTCCGATTCCTGTATTCGACCGCAACCAAGGCGGTCGCGCCGCCGCCGCGGCCGAGGCTCGCCGCGCGCGTGCAATGGCTCGCGAATCCAGGCTTGTTCTCATTCGCGCGCTCGTTGCGGCCCATGCTCAGGCGCTTGGTGCTCACAACAACGCACGTGCACTCGAGGAGGCCGTGCTTCCGCAGGCGCGTTCCGCCTACGAGCAGACTCGCGACGCGTACCGAAAAGGGCTGTTTCGGCTCGTCGACGTGCTCGATGCGCAGCGAACGCTCTTCGACGCACGAACCGAATACGTAAACGCGCTCGAGCAGTTCCATACGGCTGCTGCCGAGCTTGAACGACTCGCAGGCTCCTCGCTAGAGGACCTTTCCACGGGGAGGAACTGA
- a CDS encoding efflux RND transporter periplasmic adaptor subunit, translated as MTRTTRRHFTRLQIALLASMAVACHSAVEEGQAEQDHEGEGHEEELVLSDAELEEFGIALATAGAGRIAKTVELPGEILPNQDRVAHIVPRFPGVVKSVSKAIGDTVKRGDSLASVESSESLSTYAVKSLLEGVVIERHVAVGESVTTARELFVVADLSEVWVDFQAFQKHLPSLRAGQQVHISAGHGLPEAEASVSYISPVVDESTRTATVRAVLPNEKGDWRPGLFVTGRVETTSVDVPIAVPRSAIQTVGEVPVIFVRDHEGFEPRPVHLGQSGPHFVEVSDGLAAGDVYVSSGAFTLKAELQRGELGEGHGH; from the coding sequence ATGACCCGAACAACACGCCGCCACTTTACTCGACTGCAGATTGCCCTTCTCGCATCAATGGCCGTCGCTTGCCATTCCGCGGTCGAAGAAGGACAGGCAGAGCAGGACCACGAGGGCGAAGGGCATGAAGAGGAGCTTGTTCTCTCCGACGCCGAACTCGAGGAGTTTGGCATCGCGCTCGCCACAGCAGGCGCCGGCCGCATCGCGAAAACCGTAGAGCTACCGGGCGAAATACTTCCGAACCAGGACCGTGTGGCGCACATCGTTCCGCGCTTTCCGGGCGTCGTAAAATCAGTTTCGAAGGCCATCGGCGATACCGTCAAACGAGGTGACTCGCTCGCGTCGGTCGAGAGCAGCGAGAGTCTGTCCACCTACGCCGTCAAGTCTCTGCTCGAAGGCGTCGTCATCGAACGACATGTCGCCGTCGGCGAGTCCGTGACTACCGCGCGAGAGCTCTTTGTCGTCGCGGACCTGAGCGAAGTCTGGGTCGATTTCCAGGCCTTTCAGAAGCACCTCCCTTCCCTTCGAGCCGGCCAGCAAGTGCACATCTCAGCCGGTCACGGATTGCCTGAAGCAGAGGCGTCCGTCAGTTACATCTCGCCCGTCGTCGATGAATCCACGCGGACGGCCACGGTGAGAGCGGTGCTTCCGAACGAAAAGGGCGATTGGCGCCCTGGCCTGTTCGTGACTGGCCGCGTCGAAACAACCTCTGTCGACGTCCCGATTGCCGTGCCGCGTTCTGCCATCCAGACCGTGGGTGAAGTGCCGGTGATTTTCGTTCGAGACCACGAGGGCTTCGAACCGCGTCCGGTGCACCTAGGCCAAAGCGGACCTCACTTCGTCGAGGTCTCCGATGGGCTCGCCGCAGGCGACGTCTACGTCTCAAGTGGGGCCTTCACTCTCAAAGCCGAGCTCCAGCGCGGAGAGCTCGGCGAAGGTCACGGGCACTAG